The following proteins are co-located in the Pseudomonas sp. DY-1 genome:
- a CDS encoding VCBS domain-containing protein, giving the protein MDIDTKPGTFVPPAFRPQRRALALEPRILFDGAAATAADQQHQDTGDAGKPVADHATPSDARSEPGQQPSASRHLLVLDSRIDGREKLTAQLPGNVEVLVVEANQDGLAAISAALAQLGQVDSIQILSHGASGEFTLGKTTLTADNIDQFAQPLSQWSQSLSEGADIQLYGCKVGEGSAGRTLVNELARWTGADVAASSDDTGSARAGGDWELEVARGDIDKPIALAVAATAGYDRLLAAGPTTTLTGGADVLLGETFSFNVTFTNITTDTGYAPFIDLFFPATGKDGAGAEIDDGVTFVSATYLGQNLTAHVLTFDANGQASHPLAVGTDGKPLIINAADFGMRAGDQMVVVELPFASVTLGQPPITVQVTASLSDLADTDFSFSGTTPDLTIRARSGFQYGNDSLNNPATDPSILEPSANADSFVVHPTVITFDQVITTPEGETATGPNYGRELDVTINPADSQTLTNVVLTQPVPDNVIVTAITPGGGGTITSITLHNGNTVTDPTFIQRILAQNSDGDLSNDLYISEFTVSYATLTAPTTTNVQFFVPDDDADGVPVLNAATGDDVTITFARPEAAGNWIPLDPRDAPNGQIAFDGTGNDVSFVAKSITLQKQVSVRTDVGSPGISPGDVLDYRLNIALSDYFAFGKTFLGNGSFLVSDQLGDGQNLIAGTATLTITQNGVTQTIALVSSSVVNADGSTSMQFDIAQSLANAFGIRDWLNGDLAFDDLLQGATLAVIGYQARVAQSYTPPAGAPHSEINEGDSVGNNATVTATILFDPNNLSGFDESDTSNTVSTIPTSQVQIDLAGLNGGGAPAPGTELRPGDTVTFRLTYDLVTGDYENFKLTAYLPLPLFDLSGVDPNAIWRLATGNTNPNSPISVTIGAGNSLVFTFADYVNPGINGSRVAIDFTLTVSDQPFADQRAFNVLGESSQTRTLDKSVLLTTDDVTLIASVAEPVLTMSHGVVSTSHGTVTGTTGAWNAPGTTGVPFSGSITDILAVNGNVTGIDASDRLRLATAIENHGGGNAYDVSTRISLPPGLSFVGGNLASSNLLIYRGDGTRLIAGTHFTVDNATNTITFIDSPGAGALLAGRPGTAADNSGANVVVITYDVQVAAAIGASATLQSTAELTHYASAEGGQNFVPVPLSDLASQQVAAPVISKNFAGGSLDNGDSSAAHTTGANLVVGESMLYDIIVTLPEGTTQSLRIDDLIPPGLRLDTSFNANQGYQLITTAGGALTANFAGTVTIGSLTAPTGTLGADGADARFIFSASGATGDNNIGNNSFVIRVRLVASNVLGNQAGGVRQNDARLSYSDPDGNTPNGSAPLNRDVNLTGTKPAITIQEPTLQLSQQLITNPGLGFDEGDPVDFSITIANGNAGSDYDAFDIAFSSQLPTELDQLTLVSVTYTVGGVSTDIRGSFVLDPNGRTLINTGNVDIAKGGTITIRISGVVNATGASVARFDNLADVRWTSLNGNNTNGAADPAGERTGQDGLLNTGVLNDYQRDSILIFPIAQGIRLSRVGGLNDTAAPNPTNAPIEVVAVGEIIRYRTAVLIPEGINPNYQLVVTLDDGLTVDDLSTMRIGFISDGGLVTSLGDLITSGTLQIIGNEDSPQAQLITPNLSGPAPTGVLNPIYVTLGTDGNGNQVVTLNLGNITNEGFAGGNDGNDDDLEGIVFEFNARVDNSLGNQSAVQLGVTVHDRVNGIIRTTSDTLFERIVEPGFANLDKTVTDFNANPGGSLGTATVTVDFTANGSLPAYDVRLTDGFPTGSNYTLLSITIGANTYGPSNLPAGVSFSTTGGVTVDIARIDPGTSVSVVYSVQVPNNASIASTDANLTWSSLPETFTSWGGTSVGPDGTATGERNGSNGPGPDSTTLNNYVLREGAGLGIISGTLWNDTGTAATAPNDATPDPDPFPGTPAYELAIANQTINLIWAGNDGVFGSGDDKTFTTTTNANGRFSFGVLPSGLFRIDAPNTVNSIAQFGELRIRIDTDAGTLGQVQVTLGEGVTQQANSGYVELNDAPVNTLPGFQQGREDTPLAISGISVSDIDAERDPVVASRAIEVNLNVLHGTLTLTGPTTGVTVTGAGTTNLVLLGRIADINAALAGVSYLGNLDFNGVDFLEVLTNDLGNYGDFNGNGIPGELADARTDSDFLVIRLDPVNDAPNAVDDNATAVEAGGTANRLPGIDPRGNLLSNDTDIDIGTNGDQIFVVSVTSPLGVVVPLPALGSVEVFGRYGKLVLQSNGAYQYIIDNANPEVQALRQAGDQLNESFTYVISDIGLGGPPLQSSANFSVVIQGANDTPVGVNDVGTAIEKGGVNNTDIGNPGDTPPAGFPAPGANATGNVLDNDFDVDGGENPADPIDYGETKTVTGARALRELAQGVLTIVPTGGSVNIIGTYGTLTIASDGTYTYVLNENATAVQRLGPNDTLTEFFSYQVTDTAGLNDLAELRITIRGNYDNPLASDDQAVAQAGSGPAAIGESNPSGNVIRFPSRPGPVTQPGGNGVDNDVDAADRPNTLLRVNGVRSGLETAGGVLIGVATGSTSTTGATLLLGNFGLLRMGADGSFTYDVDSANPTVQALLAGQTLTETFTYQIIDTNGFTDLAQLVITVRGVNDPPVAQNHFNIAVERGGVANGQAGIDPTGDALLFDVDPDGDPITVVSVSNDELGTTGVIGQAFAGQYGTLTLNADGTYSYVLDNTNPEVEALRLLSDFLIERFTYAISDGQEAPESAQLVILILGRNDNPVATNDTATAVEAGGRNNQIPGVDPTGNVLDNDTDVDGSALDPIDYGETRAVASVRTGVVEGAGTTGILGTELRGTYGWLTLNADGSYSYRLDNDMPEVEALRTAADTLLDGFNYTLIDASGTTDIAWLSITIQGANDAREDNNDFATAIEAGGLNNGTPGFDPSGNVLDNDIDVDQFGETVTVIGIRQGGTLGTIGVPFAGRYGTLTLNDDGSYTYVVDNNDPQVQALRVNGDTLVEIFTYATRDEAGSNSIADLTITIRGVNDNPLSVNDGAIAVEAGGTDNATLGVNPNGNLLNNDRDVDAGDTKAINGIRTGSEAEGGTFTNVAGNQVIAGLYGILTVSASGQYSYVVNNNLAAVQALKPGDSLQEIFSYRMRDTAGAEDIAQFSITIQGAWDSPVAQDDVNVGVTDNGDGLVLNPSGNVLPNDTDIDQGDQLTVTGIRTGPENGSGTAGSVGSVLVGQYGTLVINADGSYHYTIDISNPDVLALDLLDTLVDHFTYEVTDLGGLTDLAQLSIIVVGRNDVPDGFDDEATAIEAGGLNNDVPGVNPSGNVLSNDTDLEGQQLSVLAIRTGSEAGSGTSGTVGTVLRGLYGDLTMNADGSWTYVVDNSLAVVQALRISGQTLVDTFTYTLADTHLATDTAELRITIDGRNDTPVAQDDDTTAVEAGGVGNDIPGSDPTGNVLTNDQDVDSVANGETRQVLSATSELGSGALAGQALVGRYGTLTLNADGSYVYVLDNTNPLVQALRTAGESLRESFTYVMRDTTGAQSEARLNILIQGANDNPVARDDSNVASDQTPAPQATGNVLPNDSDVDGGEQLQVVGIRSGAENGSGTTGLVGQPIAGRYGTLVINADGSYTYSIDLTNPEVLRAAGLGRVLQDVFTYTLGDRAGATDLAQLVIDLDIAAPFIPAPNHDPIGPHEDRGDLDPFRRLPLPGVDPVVFVGPVVERNDRQLMLSGWDADGSDLRLGLEPEIESETLSAHFGQVKGQFVSHAVRDSSASSDLDLAWILGRHGRTSLSADGLLPDPSVFATTPDNLTQGDAQLPPPSDSRTAPGFRAQLREAAERLRALGNRSTE; this is encoded by the coding sequence GACGGTGTCACCTTCGTCTCCGCCACCTACCTCGGGCAGAACCTCACCGCCCACGTGCTGACCTTCGACGCCAACGGCCAGGCCAGCCACCCGCTGGCAGTAGGAACCGACGGCAAGCCGCTGATCATCAACGCCGCAGACTTCGGCATGCGTGCCGGCGACCAGATGGTGGTGGTAGAACTGCCGTTCGCCAGTGTCACCCTGGGCCAGCCGCCCATCACCGTGCAAGTGACGGCTTCTCTGAGCGACCTGGCTGACACCGACTTCTCCTTCTCCGGGACGACGCCGGACCTGACCATCCGTGCGCGCAGCGGCTTCCAGTACGGCAATGACTCGCTGAACAACCCGGCCACCGACCCCAGCATTCTGGAGCCATCGGCCAACGCCGACAGCTTCGTGGTGCATCCGACGGTAATCACCTTCGACCAGGTGATCACCACGCCCGAAGGCGAAACCGCGACCGGACCGAACTATGGCCGCGAACTGGACGTCACCATCAATCCGGCCGACTCCCAGACCTTGACCAACGTGGTACTGACCCAGCCGGTACCGGACAACGTCATTGTGACCGCCATCACACCCGGTGGCGGCGGCACCATCACCTCGATCACCCTTCACAACGGCAATACAGTCACCGACCCGACGTTCATTCAGCGCATCCTGGCGCAGAACAGCGACGGTGACCTCAGCAACGACCTGTACATCAGCGAGTTCACTGTCAGCTATGCGACCTTGACCGCACCGACGACCACCAACGTGCAGTTCTTCGTTCCGGACGACGACGCCGATGGTGTGCCGGTGCTCAACGCCGCCACCGGCGACGATGTCACCATCACGTTTGCCAGGCCCGAGGCCGCGGGGAACTGGATACCCCTCGACCCGCGCGATGCTCCCAATGGCCAGATCGCCTTCGACGGCACCGGCAACGACGTCAGTTTCGTCGCCAAGTCCATCACCCTGCAGAAGCAGGTCAGCGTACGCACCGATGTCGGCAGCCCCGGCATCAGTCCGGGGGATGTCCTGGACTACAGGCTGAACATCGCGCTGTCGGACTACTTCGCCTTCGGCAAGACCTTCCTCGGCAACGGCAGCTTCCTGGTATCGGACCAGCTGGGCGACGGGCAGAACCTGATAGCCGGCACCGCGACCCTGACGATCACCCAGAACGGAGTGACCCAGACCATCGCCCTGGTCAGCAGCAGCGTGGTCAATGCCGACGGCAGCACCTCGATGCAGTTCGACATTGCCCAGTCGCTGGCCAACGCATTCGGTATCCGCGATTGGCTCAACGGTGACCTGGCCTTCGATGACCTGCTGCAAGGTGCCACCCTGGCGGTAATCGGTTATCAGGCTCGGGTTGCCCAAAGTTACACGCCGCCCGCCGGCGCGCCCCACAGCGAAATCAACGAAGGCGACTCGGTCGGCAATAACGCCACGGTGACCGCCACCATACTGTTCGACCCGAACAACCTCAGCGGTTTCGACGAAAGCGACACCTCCAACACCGTCAGCACCATTCCTACCAGCCAGGTGCAGATCGATCTGGCCGGCCTCAACGGTGGAGGTGCGCCGGCGCCCGGCACCGAATTGCGGCCAGGCGATACCGTCACCTTCCGCCTGACCTACGACCTGGTCACCGGCGATTACGAGAACTTCAAGCTCACCGCCTACCTGCCGCTGCCGCTGTTCGACCTGAGTGGCGTCGATCCCAATGCCATCTGGCGCCTGGCCACGGGCAATACCAACCCCAACAGCCCTATCTCGGTCACCATCGGCGCCGGCAATTCGCTGGTATTCACCTTCGCTGACTACGTGAACCCCGGTATCAACGGCAGCCGCGTCGCCATCGACTTCACCCTCACCGTCAGCGACCAGCCGTTCGCCGACCAGCGCGCCTTCAACGTGCTGGGCGAATCCAGCCAGACCCGTACCCTGGACAAGAGCGTCCTGCTCACCACCGATGACGTGACCCTGATCGCCTCGGTGGCCGAACCGGTGCTCACCATGAGCCACGGCGTGGTTTCCACCAGCCATGGCACGGTGACCGGCACCACCGGCGCCTGGAACGCGCCGGGCACCACCGGCGTGCCCTTCAGCGGCAGCATCACCGATATCCTCGCGGTCAATGGCAATGTCACCGGCATCGATGCCAGCGACCGCCTGCGCCTGGCCACCGCCATCGAGAACCATGGGGGCGGCAACGCCTATGACGTCAGCACCCGCATCAGCCTGCCGCCGGGCCTGTCCTTCGTGGGTGGCAACCTGGCCAGTTCAAACCTGCTGATCTATCGCGGCGACGGCACCCGACTGATAGCCGGCACCCACTTCACCGTGGACAACGCCACCAACACCATCACCTTCATCGACTCACCCGGAGCTGGCGCCCTGCTGGCCGGCCGCCCCGGGACCGCGGCGGATAACAGCGGCGCCAACGTCGTGGTCATTACCTATGACGTGCAGGTGGCGGCGGCCATCGGCGCCAGCGCCACCCTGCAAAGCACTGCCGAGCTGACCCACTACGCCAGCGCCGAGGGTGGGCAGAACTTCGTGCCGGTGCCGCTCTCCGACCTCGCCAGCCAGCAGGTCGCAGCGCCGGTGATCAGCAAGAACTTCGCCGGCGGCAGCCTGGACAATGGCGATTCCAGTGCCGCTCACACCACCGGTGCGAACCTGGTAGTCGGCGAAAGCATGCTCTACGACATCATCGTCACGCTGCCTGAAGGCACTACCCAGAGTTTGCGCATCGACGACCTGATCCCGCCCGGCCTGCGCCTGGACACCAGCTTCAATGCCAACCAGGGCTACCAATTGATTACCACCGCTGGCGGCGCGTTGACCGCCAACTTCGCCGGCACGGTCACCATCGGTAGTCTCACCGCCCCCACCGGCACCCTGGGTGCCGACGGCGCCGATGCGCGCTTCATTTTCAGCGCCTCCGGCGCCACGGGCGACAACAACATCGGCAACAACAGCTTCGTCATCCGCGTGCGGCTGGTGGCCAGCAACGTGCTCGGCAACCAGGCCGGTGGCGTGCGCCAGAACGACGCCCGCCTGAGCTACAGCGACCCCGATGGGAACACCCCGAACGGCAGCGCGCCGCTGAATCGCGATGTGAACCTGACCGGCACCAAGCCCGCGATCACCATTCAGGAACCCACCCTGCAGCTCAGCCAGCAATTGATCACCAACCCGGGCCTGGGCTTCGATGAAGGCGACCCGGTCGACTTCAGCATCACCATCGCCAATGGCAACGCCGGTAGCGATTACGACGCCTTCGACATCGCCTTCTCCAGCCAGCTGCCCACCGAACTGGACCAGCTCACATTGGTCAGCGTGACCTATACCGTAGGCGGGGTCAGCACGGATATCAGGGGCAGCTTCGTCCTCGACCCGAATGGCCGTACGCTGATCAACACCGGCAACGTCGACATCGCCAAGGGCGGCACCATCACCATCCGCATCAGTGGCGTAGTCAATGCCACCGGTGCCTCGGTGGCCCGCTTCGACAACCTCGCCGATGTGCGCTGGACCAGCCTCAACGGCAACAACACCAACGGTGCCGCTGATCCGGCCGGCGAACGCACCGGCCAGGACGGCCTGCTCAACACCGGCGTGCTCAACGACTACCAGCGCGACAGCATTCTTATTTTTCCCATCGCCCAGGGCATACGCCTGTCCCGCGTGGGGGGGTTGAACGATACGGCCGCCCCCAACCCCACCAATGCACCGATCGAGGTCGTGGCCGTTGGCGAGATCATCCGCTACCGCACCGCCGTCCTGATTCCCGAGGGCATCAACCCCAACTACCAGCTGGTTGTCACCCTCGACGACGGGCTGACGGTGGATGACCTCAGCACCATGCGTATTGGGTTCATTTCCGACGGCGGGCTGGTCACCAGCCTCGGCGACCTGATCACCAGCGGCACCCTGCAGATCATCGGCAACGAAGACAGCCCGCAAGCCCAGCTCATCACCCCGAATCTGTCCGGACCGGCCCCAACCGGGGTGCTGAATCCCATCTACGTCACGCTCGGCACCGACGGCAATGGCAACCAGGTGGTGACCCTCAACCTGGGCAACATCACCAACGAGGGATTCGCCGGGGGCAACGATGGTAACGATGACGACCTGGAAGGGATTGTGTTCGAGTTCAATGCCCGCGTGGATAACAGCCTGGGCAACCAGTCCGCCGTCCAGCTCGGCGTCACGGTGCATGATCGCGTCAACGGCATCATCCGTACCACCAGCGATACCCTGTTCGAGCGCATCGTAGAACCCGGTTTCGCCAACCTCGACAAGACCGTCACCGACTTCAACGCGAACCCGGGTGGCAGCCTGGGCACCGCCACCGTCACCGTCGATTTCACCGCCAACGGCAGCTTGCCGGCCTACGATGTCCGCCTGACCGACGGCTTCCCCACCGGCAGCAACTACACCCTGCTCAGCATCACCATCGGTGCCAACACCTACGGCCCGAGCAACCTGCCGGCCGGTGTCAGTTTCAGCACCACGGGCGGCGTGACAGTGGACATCGCGCGGATCGACCCCGGCACCAGCGTCAGCGTGGTCTACAGCGTCCAGGTGCCCAATAACGCAAGCATCGCCAGTACCGACGCCAACCTGACCTGGAGCAGCCTGCCGGAAACCTTCACCAGCTGGGGGGGCACTTCGGTCGGCCCCGATGGCACCGCTACCGGCGAGCGCAACGGCTCCAATGGCCCCGGTCCGGATAGCACCACCCTGAACAACTACGTGCTCCGCGAAGGCGCCGGCCTCGGGATCATCAGCGGCACCCTGTGGAACGATACGGGCACGGCCGCCACCGCCCCCAACGACGCCACACCGGATCCGGACCCGTTTCCGGGCACCCCCGCGTACGAACTGGCCATCGCCAACCAGACCATCAACCTGATCTGGGCCGGTAACGACGGCGTGTTCGGTAGTGGCGACGACAAGACCTTCACCACCACTACCAACGCCAACGGCCGTTTTTCCTTCGGCGTGCTACCCAGCGGCCTGTTCCGCATCGATGCACCGAACACTGTGAACAGCATTGCCCAGTTCGGCGAACTGCGGATTCGCATCGACACCGATGCCGGAACCCTCGGCCAGGTCCAGGTGACCCTTGGCGAAGGTGTCACGCAGCAGGCCAACTCCGGCTATGTCGAGCTCAACGATGCGCCGGTCAATACCCTGCCCGGCTTCCAGCAGGGACGAGAAGACACGCCCCTGGCGATTTCCGGCATCAGCGTCAGCGACATCGATGCCGAGCGCGATCCGGTCGTCGCCAGCCGCGCCATCGAGGTCAACCTCAACGTTCTTCACGGCACGCTCACACTCACCGGTCCGACCACTGGCGTAACGGTGACCGGGGCCGGGACGACGAACCTGGTCCTGCTGGGCCGGATCGCCGACATCAACGCGGCCCTGGCCGGCGTCAGCTATCTGGGCAACCTCGACTTCAACGGCGTCGATTTCCTCGAGGTGCTGACCAACGACCTGGGCAACTACGGCGACTTCAACGGCAATGGCATTCCCGGCGAACTGGCGGACGCCCGCACCGACAGCGACTTCCTGGTGATCCGCCTCGATCCGGTGAACGACGCGCCGAACGCCGTGGACGACAACGCCACGGCGGTGGAAGCTGGCGGTACCGCCAACCGCCTCCCGGGCATCGATCCGCGCGGCAATCTGCTGAGCAACGATACCGACATCGATATCGGTACCAACGGCGACCAGATATTCGTCGTATCGGTCACCTCCCCACTCGGCGTAGTGGTTCCGCTTCCAGCGCTGGGATCGGTGGAGGTGTTCGGGCGCTACGGCAAGCTGGTGCTGCAGTCCAATGGCGCCTACCAGTACATCATCGACAACGCCAATCCCGAGGTGCAGGCGCTGCGCCAGGCGGGCGACCAGTTGAACGAGAGTTTCACCTACGTGATCTCGGACATCGGCCTGGGCGGTCCACCGTTGCAATCCTCAGCCAACTTCTCGGTGGTCATCCAGGGCGCCAACGACACCCCAGTGGGTGTCAATGACGTAGGCACAGCCATCGAGAAAGGTGGCGTCAACAACACCGATATCGGTAACCCCGGCGATACCCCGCCGGCCGGCTTCCCCGCTCCCGGTGCCAACGCCACCGGTAATGTGCTGGACAACGACTTCGATGTGGACGGCGGCGAAAACCCGGCGGACCCGATCGACTATGGCGAAACCAAGACAGTCACCGGCGCGCGCGCCCTGCGTGAGCTCGCGCAGGGCGTACTGACCATCGTCCCCACTGGTGGCAGCGTAAACATCATCGGCACTTACGGCACCCTGACCATTGCGTCCGATGGCACGTACACCTATGTGCTGAACGAGAACGCCACCGCCGTGCAACGGCTGGGGCCCAACGACACGCTGACCGAGTTCTTCAGCTACCAGGTCACTGATACGGCTGGCTTGAACGACCTCGCGGAATTGCGCATCACCATTCGTGGCAACTACGACAACCCCCTGGCCAGCGATGACCAGGCCGTGGCCCAGGCCGGCTCCGGCCCCGCTGCCATCGGTGAAAGCAACCCCAGCGGCAACGTCATCCGCTTCCCCAGCCGCCCCGGCCCGGTCACCCAGCCCGGTGGCAACGGCGTGGACAACGACGTCGACGCGGCCGACCGGCCCAATACCCTGCTCCGGGTCAATGGCGTGCGTTCGGGCCTGGAAACCGCCGGCGGGGTGCTGATTGGAGTAGCGACCGGTTCCACCAGCACCACCGGCGCCACCTTGCTACTGGGCAACTTCGGCCTCCTGCGCATGGGTGCTGACGGTTCCTTCACCTATGACGTAGACAGCGCCAACCCCACGGTCCAGGCCCTGCTCGCTGGCCAGACGCTGACCGAGACCTTCACTTACCAGATCATCGACACCAACGGTTTCACCGACCTGGCGCAACTGGTCATTACTGTCCGCGGCGTAAACGACCCGCCGGTGGCTCAGAATCACTTCAACATCGCCGTCGAACGCGGCGGCGTCGCCAACGGCCAGGCAGGCATCGACCCCACGGGCGACGCTCTGCTGTTCGATGTCGACCCTGACGGCGACCCGATCACGGTGGTCTCCGTCAGCAACGACGAACTGGGAACCACCGGCGTGATCGGCCAGGCCTTCGCGGGCCAGTACGGCACCCTGACCCTGAACGCCGATGGCACCTACAGCTACGTCCTGGATAACACCAATCCCGAAGTGGAGGCCCTGCGCCTGCTCTCGGACTTCCTCATAGAGCGCTTCACCTACGCCATTTCCGATGGCCAGGAAGCACCTGAATCAGCGCAACTGGTGATCCTCATCCTTGGCCGCAACGACAACCCGGTGGCGACCAACGACACCGCTACGGCAGTGGAAGCCGGCGGTCGGAACAACCAGATTCCCGGCGTTGACCCGACCGGCAATGTCCTGGACAACGATACGGACGTCGACGGCAGCGCCCTCGACCCCATCGACTATGGCGAGACCCGGGCGGTGGCGTCGGTGCGCACTGGTGTTGTCGAAGGAGCAGGCACGACTGGCATCCTCGGTACCGAATTGCGCGGCACCTATGGATGGCTGACCCTGAACGCCGACGGCAGCTACAGCTATCGCCTGGACAATGACATGCCGGAAGTCGAGGCGCTTCGCACTGCAGCGGACACCCTGTTGGACGGATTCAACTACACCCTGATTGATGCCTCTGGCACCACCGACATCGCTTGGCTGAGCATCACCATCCAAGGCGCCAATGACGCTCGCGAGGACAATAACGACTTCGCGACAGCGATCGAAGCCGGCGGGCTGAACAATGGGACCCCCGGTTTCGACCCCAGCGGCAATGTGCTGGACAACGATATTGATGTGGATCAGTTCGGCGAGACCGTCACCGTCATCGGTATCCGCCAGGGAGGCACCCTGGGTACGATCGGTGTCCCATTCGCAGGTCGCTACGGCACCCTGACGCTCAATGACGACGGCAGCTACACCTACGTGGTCGATAACAACGATCCGCAGGTTCAGGCCCTGCGTGTCAACGGCGACACCCTCGTCGAAATCTTCACTTACGCCACACGCGACGAAGCGGGCTCAAACAGCATCGCGGACCTGACAATCACCATCCGTGGCGTCAACGATAACCCACTGTCCGTCAACGATGGAGCCATTGCAGTGGAAGCCGGCGGAACCGACAACGCCACGCTGGGAGTGAACCCAAATGGAAACCTTCTCAACAATGACCGTGACGTCGATGCTGGCGATACCAAGGCCATCAACGGCATTCGTACCGGTAGCGAAGCTGAAGGCGGCACCTTCACCAACGTTGCCGGCAACCAGGTCATTGCGGGTCTCTATGGAATCCTGACAGTCTCGGCCAGCGGCCAATACAGTTATGTGGTGAACAACAACCTTGCTGCGGTCCAGGCCCTCAAACCGGGAGACAGCCTGCAGGAAATCTTCTCCTACCGCATGCGCGATACCGCAGGTGCCGAGGATATCGCTCAGTTCAGCATCACAATCCAAGGCGCGTGGGACAGCCCGGTGGCGCAGGACGACGTGAACGTCGGCGTCACCGACAATGGCGACGGCCTGGTGCTCAACCCCAGCGGCAACGTCCTGCCCAATGACACCGATATCGACCAGGGCGACCAGCTCACCGTCACCGGTATCCGTACGGGGCCGGAGAACGGCAGCGGCACCGCCGGCTCGGTCGGCAGCGTGCTGGTAGGCCAGTACGGCACCCTGGTGATCAATGCCGACGGCAGCTACCACTACACCATCGACATTTCCAACCCGGACGTGCTCGCCCTCGACCTGCTGGACACCCTGGTGGATCACTTCACCTATGAGGTCACCGACCTGGGCGGCCTCACCGACCTGGCGCAACTGTCGATCATCGTCGTCGGCCGCAACGACGTGCCGGATGGCTTCGACGACGAGGCCACCGCTATCGAGGCCGGCGGCTTGAACAACGACGTACCGGGCGTGAATCCCAGCGGCAATGTGCTGAGCAACGACACGGATCTCGAAGGGCAGCAGCTGTCGGTATTGGCCATTCGCACCGGCAGCGAAGCCGGCAGTGGCACCAGCGGGACCGTCGGCACGGTGCTGCGCGGCCTCTACGGCGATCTGACGATGAATGCCGATGGCAGCTGGACCTACGTGGTCGACAACAGCCTGGCTGTAGTCCAGGCGCTGCGCATCAGTGGCCAGACCCTGGTGGACACCTTCACCTACACGCTTGCCGACACGCATCTGGCCACCGATACCGCCGAGCTGCGCATCACCATCGATGGTCGCAACGACACGCCGGTCGCCCAGGATGACGACACCACGGCGGTCGAGGCAGGCGGCGTGGGCAACGACATCCCTGGCAGCGACCCTACCGGCAATGTCCTGACCAACGACCAGGACGTGGACAGCGTCGCCAATGGCGAGACCCGGCAGGTCCTTTCGGCCACCAGCGAGCTGGGCAGCGGCGCTCTTGCGGGACAGGCCCTGGTGGGTCGCTACGGCACGCTGACCCTCAATGCCGATGGCAGCTATGTCTATGTGCTGGATAACACCAACCCGCTGGTGCAAGCCCTGCGCACTGCCGGTGAATCCCTGCGCGAGTCCTTCACCTACGTCATGCGCGACACGACAGGTGCACAATCGGAAGCCCGCCTGAACATCCTGATCCAGGGTGCCAACGACAATCCGGTCGCCCGGGACGACAGCAACGTCGCCAGCGACCAGACCCCGGCGCCCCAGGCTACGGGCAATGTGCTGCCCAACGACTCGGACGTGGACGGTGGCGAACAGTTGCAAGTGGTGGGCATCCGCAGCGGTGCGGAGAATGGCAGCGGCACGACCGGGCTCGTCGGCCAACCCATCGCCGGTCGCTACGGCACCCTGGTGATCAATGCCGACGGCAGCTACACCTACAGCATCGACCTGACCAACCCCGAAGTGCTCAGGGCCGCCGGCCTCGGCCGCGTCCTGCAGGACGTCTTCACCTACACGCTCGGCGACCGCGCCGGTGCAACCGACCTGGCGCAACTGGTGATAGACCTGGATATCGCCGCGCCCTTCATCCCCGCTCCCAACCATGACCCCATTGGCCCACACGAGGACCGTGGCGATCTCGATCCATTCCGGCGTCTGCCTCTGCCCGGCGTGGACCCGGTGGTCTTCGTCGGCCCGGTGGTGGAACGGAATGATCGCCAGCTGATGTTGTCCGGCTGGGACGCTGACGGCAGCGATCTGCGGCTGGGGCTGGAGCCGGAAATCGAGAGCGAAACCCTGAGCGCGCACTTCGGCCAGGTCAAGGGCCAGTTCGTCTCCCACGCCGTGCGCGATAGCAGTGCCAGCAGCGACCTGGACCTGGCCTGGATTCTCGGTCGCCACGGCCGAACCAGCCTGAGCGCCGACGGCCTGCTGCCCGACCCCTCGGTGTTCGCCACCACCCCGGACAACCTGACCCAGGGCGATGCCCAGCTGCCGCCGCCTTCCGACTCCCGTACCGCCCCCGGCTTCCGTGCCCAGTTACGCGAGGCCGCCGAGCGCCTGCGCGCGCTGGGCAACCGGTCAACCGAATAA